One region of Citrus sinensis cultivar Valencia sweet orange chromosome 6, DVS_A1.0, whole genome shotgun sequence genomic DNA includes:
- the LOC102617870 gene encoding uncharacterized protein LOC102617870: MSGGGEIDVKLPEEDEERRRQRKLEEALEVKSLRRIISAYLNYPEAAEEDVKRYEQSFRKLPPSHKALLSHYPLKFKKLRRCISMNSYFIFAMLQAFDPPLDMSQDMDICVDSHVSHTQYDNQSDGMNVCSGHSTSSSGRMCCSKADHANCNEQSKVVETANEMTTNEEEEAEGPIEYKTASCPGKLENREETNQSCSNDFTDSNGNASSPACDWLDPSIQLNVPLADVDKVRCIIRNIVRDWAAEGKTERDQCYKPILEELDALFPNRSKESPPACLVPGAGLGRLALEISRLGFISQGNEFSYYMMICSSFILNHTQTAGEWNIYPWIHSNCNSLSDSDQLRPVSIPDIHPASAGITEGFSMCGGDFVEVYSDPSQVGAWDAVVTCFFIDTAHNIVEYIEIISRILKDGGVWINLGPLLYHFADLYGQEDEMSIELSLEDVKRVALHYGFEFEKEKTIETTYTTNPRSMMQNRYFTAFWTMRKKSVTIVEQAAP, encoded by the exons ATGTCTGGAGGTGGAGAGATTGATGTGAAGTTGCCAGAGGAAGACGAGGAACGACGTCGTCAAAGGAAGCTCGAAGAAGCCCTCGAAGTCAAATCCCTTCGTCGCATCATCAGCGCCTATCTCAA CTACCCTGAAGCCGCAGAAGAAGATGTCAAAAGATACGAACAGTCATTTAGAAAGCTTCCGCCTTCCCACAAG GCTTTACTTTCCCACTACCCTTTGAAGTTTAAAAAACTAAGAag GTGTATTTCGATGAATTCGTATTTTATATTTGCTATGCTTCAG GCATTTGATCCGCCGCTGGATATGAGCCAGGACATGGATATTTGTGTGGACTCTCATGTTAGTCATACCCAATATGATAATCAATCTGATGGAATGAATGTTTGCTCTGGTCACTCTACCTCAAGCAGTGGAAGAATGTGTTGTTCCAAAGCTGATCATGCCAATTGCAATGAACAGAGTAAAGTAGTTGAGACTGCAAACGAGATGACTACAAATGAG GAGGAAGAAGCAGAAGGTCCCATTGAGTATAAAACTGCAAGCTGCCCTGGGAAATTGGAAAATAGAGAGGAGACAAACCAAAGTTGTAGCAATGATTTCACTGATTCCAATGGCAAT GCATCTTCACCGGCTTGTGACTGGTTGGATCCGTCAATTCAGTTGAATGTTCCGTTAGCTGACGTTGATAAG GTCCGTTGTATAATAAGGAATATAGTTAGAGACTGGGCAGCAGAG GGAAAAACAGAACGTGATCAATGCTACAAGCCTATTCTTGAAGAACTTGACGCTCTATTCCCAAATCGATCCAAGGAGAG CCCTCCTGCCTGTTTAGTCCCTGGTGCTGGTCTTGGGCGGCTGGCTTTGGAGATCTCCCGTCTAG GTTTTATAAGCCAGGGAAACGAATTTTCCTACTACATGATGATATGCTCaagttttattcttaatcA TACTCAAACTGCTGGGGAGTGGAATATATATCCTTGGATCCACAGCAATTGCAATTCACTTTCTGACAGTGACCAACTTCGTCCTGTTTCAATCCCAGACATTCATCCGGCAAG TGCTGGGATTACTGAAGGTTTTTCTATGTGTGGTGGTGACTTTGTTGAAGTCTACAGTGACCCAAGCCAAGTAG GAGCTTGGGATGCAGTTGTAACTTGCTTCTTTATTGATACTGCACATAACATTGTTGAATACATTGAAATAATATCAAGAATTCTCAAAGATGGTGGT GTTTGGATAAATTTGGGGCCGCTACTTTATCACTTTGCAGATTTGTATGGGCAGGAAGAT GAAATGTCGATTGAACTGAGTTTAGAAGATGTAAAGCGGGTTGCTTTACATTATGGTTTTGAGTTTGAG AAGGAAAAGACCATTGAGACAACCTATACTACTAATCCCCGGTCTATGATGCAA AACCGTTACTTCACTGCATTTTGGACAATGAGAAAGAAATCAGTGACAATAGTTGAGCAAGCTGCACCATAA